The following coding sequences lie in one Leptospira saintgironsiae genomic window:
- a CDS encoding transposase has translation MQAALKYQEIYSHGQSFTPTRPWLEFGIFNTRNPNRGPPFLQSRTAPSIRKTENKILLPKHHNPALNTAYFTEITKKILNDFYPKHCPTTECNNRILDKEISTRPDLIRCPQCRHLTSRLSYTPLHHFKLPIWMFGYLLYESLIQYPKVVTATELSKRLKIGYNAASLLKRRFQLFASDQLPKYKKLTYEALNDQFKVFLLPPNENRDITKIMAKRPYVCVDTAVLYSAGERASQGRKRYRHSGQTSSIYLSEKLGGRQVGTLVQTIAIKQGPVFFTSVSNQKADTLGPIIKDHLPTSTPLFTDQGYPWLWGIYKNHRSVNHSARSKDNRFRFARNRWSKNGVHNQVAEGNQRVLKTAFAAYGYIKPKYSQMYLNEFSFIKNANVFGLDVLVERDDDPNVGMRCRDRDAFAVNPRARMKEAVRI, from the coding sequence ATGCAAGCAGCACTAAAATATCAAGAAATCTACTCTCACGGACAATCCTTCACTCCTACTCGACCTTGGCTTGAATTCGGAATATTTAATACACGTAATCCGAACCGAGGACCACCTTTCCTCCAATCCAGAACCGCCCCTTCTATTAGAAAAACCGAAAATAAAATCCTCCTACCAAAACATCACAACCCAGCACTAAACACAGCCTACTTCACAGAAATAACCAAGAAGATACTAAATGACTTCTACCCAAAGCATTGTCCAACTACTGAATGTAACAATAGAATCTTAGATAAAGAAATCTCAACCAGACCAGATCTAATCAGATGTCCTCAATGTAGACATCTAACTTCAAGACTAAGCTACACTCCCCTTCATCACTTCAAACTACCAATATGGATGTTCGGATACTTACTTTACGAATCTCTAATTCAATATCCAAAAGTAGTAACAGCAACAGAACTAAGTAAGAGACTAAAGATAGGATATAATGCAGCCAGCTTACTCAAGAGAAGATTTCAACTCTTCGCTTCTGACCAATTACCAAAGTATAAGAAGCTAACCTACGAAGCCTTAAATGATCAGTTCAAAGTCTTTCTCCTCCCACCAAATGAGAATAGAGATATAACTAAGATCATGGCAAAACGACCCTACGTTTGCGTAGACACTGCTGTATTATATTCTGCGGGAGAAAGAGCAAGCCAAGGTAGGAAACGATACAGACATAGTGGACAGACTTCTTCTATATACCTTTCAGAGAAATTAGGAGGAAGACAAGTCGGAACTTTAGTCCAGACTATTGCAATAAAGCAAGGACCTGTATTCTTTACATCAGTATCTAATCAGAAAGCAGATACATTAGGTCCGATCATCAAGGATCACTTACCTACTTCTACCCCACTTTTCACAGACCAAGGATATCCATGGCTTTGGGGAATATATAAGAACCATAGATCAGTAAATCACTCTGCAAGATCAAAGGATAATAGATTCAGATTTGCTCGTAATAGATGGAGTAAGAATGGAGTCCACAACCAAGTAGCGGAAGGTAATCAGAGAGTTTTAAAGACTGCTTTTGCGGCTTATGGATATATAAAGCCAAAGTATTCGCAAATGTATCTGAATGAGTTTAGCTTCATTAAGAATGCTAATGTATTCGGACTGGATGTGTTGGTTGAACGTGATGATGATCCCAATGTTGGAATGAGGTGTAGAGATAGGGATGCTTTTGCTGTCAATCCGAGAGCCAGGATGAAGGAGGCGGTTCGGATTTAG